AAAGTTAATGTATGTTCTGGATTGCTAAGCATTGAGTGGGCTGCAGGGAATAATGTGAGATTAAGCTACAAATGCATGTTGGGGCCTCATCTTTAAGGGCCCTGGATCCATGCAAAGCGGTTTAGCTTCATCTCTGGATGAAGTGTAGCAACATGGCTTGCTCTGTGCTGTAGTAGGCTAATGGTGGTACTGTAGAGAGAACTCTgagacagggagaaggaagaaggctgCGGGCAGAGAGACCCATTAGAAAGCTGGTGCAAAagtccaggagagagaggatgaCTTGGAGTAGGGCACTGGCACTGGGATGGTGAAAGGGGCGGATGGAGACTTTTCTGAGAGAGGTCAATTCTTAGTCAACTGGCTGTATGGGGGAAGGCAAGAGATGTCAAGAGATTTCTTACCTGTTCAACTTGTGTGGTGATGTGTTTTTCTGAGCTGGAGGAAACATTGCAGCAAGGTTGGAGAGAATAATAATTTGGGGACAGTTGAGTTTGAGGTGCCAAGTGACAATGTTAAGATATCTGAAAACCAGTTCTTCTCTGGTAAAGTAATGTGAATGGACTAGGTGATCATTGAGGTTGTCTTTGAGCTTTAAGGTTTGGTGTCACTGCTGGATCTAATGAGGCCAGTGATGTCTAAGGACTGTTGAAACCTCACTTTTGTGGTTTTGAGGACTTCCGTGTGACCCAGAAAGGGAAAACAAGGATCCCCAGGGTGTTAAAGAGGAGGACAGCATACAGAGTGGTTTAGAATAAAAGCTTTTTATTGGGAACTTGGCGTCAAGATAGAGCTTAACATCTGTATACACGTAGGCCTTTTCAAGACAGATAAATCAAATTTTTGCTACATGGAGCTTTTCATTTATACTAtctaaaaaaagttttttgaaaGTTACATTCAAATTTAGTGTTTTATAACTGGCACACACTGACTTAGTTTCTGTTACTTAACATCTCTTATCCTCAGTTTTCTGgactgtaaaatgggagtaatataTGTAACTACCTCATAGAGTTGTTAGGAGGATGAgttgaaataaacatttaaaacagaGGAGTAAATGAGTTGatatatgtaaagcatttagaacagtGCTTGACACATTTAATTAAGTATAATTTACTATGATGTTTATTTCTatgctattttatatttttgaagaatGGTGCAGGGATCCACAGTAGGTATGACACATTGGAAACAGAAAGACTGAAGTCAATTGAGGATTGAAGTAGAGCATTCTCCACAGAAACTTGCTTGATTAGGCTGGCAGGCAACAGGCAGCTGGGTTGAGGAGCTCATATGTTGGAACTGGAAACATACAATCTGAATAAAGTCTTTGAAAGGCTGGAAGGATGGGCCAGTTGTAACAAGATGAAGTTTTAAACAAATAAGAGATGTGGCTTAAAAGCACTTGGTGTGAAAAAGCCTTAAGGATTTTGGTCCCACTAAGCATTTGTCGAGAGTGTGCTGGAGCTGCTTTGGATGCTAAGGGGATCTTGACTATATCAATAGGAGGACAGTGTCCAGAGGTTTCACTGCCCAGAGCACACTTGGGCTACTGCTTCTAATACCCATCCCCGAGGGACAGTGACAATCTGGAGACTGTCCGAAAGAAGTGACCCAAATGAGGAGGGCTCTGGGAACCTTGGCATGTATGGAAAGGACAGAAAAATGTTGATTAGCTTTTAGTGTTTGAAGAGCTTAAAGAAGTTAGATTTGTTTGATTCTGGAAGGAAGACTCAAGTCTAAATAAGAACTGCAGGGAGGAAGGTTTTACTTCAATATTAAATTTTCTTATGATAGTGGAACAAATAGTGGTACCTTAGGTGCAGAAACTAGACATGACATTGTAGGGATGTTGTAAGAATCTAGGCAGTGGACCGTGTATAGAGGagatgggagagggagagagtggaTGGAGGGAAGAGGCAGATAAGAGACCTCAGAGATCCAAGAGCCTGATGTAATCTAGGCCTGTGGCCCAACTCCAGTCATAAACCCTCCTCTCGTTTTAAATCATTTCTTTTGCAGGGCAACAGGAGCAGAGGACAATTCTCTTCAAGAGGAGAACTCTGAATCCCTTTATGAGGCAGAGACTATGAACCCAGAGGTTACTCTGTCTTTGGAGGGAACtttaaacctggaggacattctcTACCTGGGGGACACAGGTGACCTTGATGAGACACTGTATGTGGCAGAGACTGGGAAGCCAGAGGAGGCGCTGTATATTGAGGAGACCATGCAGCCAGATGAGGCACTGTCTGAGAAGGAAACTGTAAAGCCGACTGAGATACAGTTTGTGGAAATGCCTGTGAAGCCAGAAAAGACCACAAGCCCAGAGCAGATTACATATATTGGAGAGACAGACATAATGGCGGAGATAATCTACCCTGAGGAGAGCCTCAGTGCCAAGCCCAGCCCCAGCACAGAAGAGAATCTGAGCGTAGAGGACCTGGAATTGCTAGAAGGGCGCTTCCAGCAGTGTGTCCAAGCTGTGGCCCAGCTGGAAGAGGAGAGGGATCAGCTCATCCATGAGCTTGTGTTGCTCCGGGAACCAGCCCTACAGGAGGTACAGCAGGTCCACCAGGACATCCAGGTGGCCTACAAACTGCATGCCCAAGCAGAACTGGAGAGAGATGGGCTAAGAGAGGAGGTCAGGCTGGTCAAGCAGAAGCTCTTCAAGGTGACAAAGGAATGTGTGGCCTACCAATACCAACTGGAGTGCCGCCGGCAGGATGTGGCCCAGTTTGCTGAGTTCCGGGATGTGCTGACTACTCGGGCAGCCGGACTCTCAGGGGAGCTGGCCCAGCTCAGAGATACCTACCAGAAGCAGAAGGAACAGCTGCAGCAACAATTAGAAGCACCCCGGAGCCAGAGCGATGGGCACTTTCTCCAGGAGAGTCGTCGGCTCTCTGCCCAGTTTGAGAACCTCATGGCAGAGAGCCGTCAGGGCCTGGAGGAAGAGTATGAGCCTCAGCTGCTGCGACTCCTAGAGAGGAAAGAAGCTGGGGCCAAAGCTCTGCAGAAAACCCAGGCTGAGATCCAGGAGATGAAGGAGGCTTTAAGACCCCTGCAAGCAGAGGCCCGACGGCTCCACCTGCAAAACAGGAACCTGGAGGACCAGATCACACTTGTGAGGCAAAAGCGAGATGAGGAGGTGCAGCAGTACAGGGTAAGCCCACTGGGCATGAAATGAAGTGTGGGTATGGTCTTACAGTCTGGGGAGGTGACCAGAGTCAAATGTCTTTGGGGCTGAAGGCAACTATCATATGTAGGAAGAACTCTGGGGCCATTCACTTccttgctctatttttttttcttttttaaggaggtactggggacttaacctgggaccttgtacatgcaaagcaggcactcaactagaGCTACACTTGCtctgctacattaaaaaaaattttttaaaaatgctccattcttattttattcactcAGGCTAGGGGTTCAAAGTTACCTGCATTTTTTGTTTACATAGCACTTTTACACCTATTTTATCATTTGATTCTCACATGAATCCTGTTAAGTATTACCAttttttatggatgaagaaactgaggctcaatgAGTTAGAATTATTTGAACTCTAGTCTGACTAACCCCAAATATTTCAGTATGCTTTCCGTGAATGAATCACACTTGAATGTGAATGAATCATACTTGAGTTCATATACAGCAGGAGGTAAGGAGAGAATTAAATCTATATTCCTTATTCTCCTTATTTGTGCATTTGTCTAAGTGTGAGCCAGGTCTAATTCCTTTTTAGAACAGAATGGATATAAATaactaaatgaataaacaatTGCATCTGTCTCTCTCACAGACTAAGAACTTTCAGAAAGTAGGAAATATGTTTTACTTAACTGTATTATTCTTCACCACCCATAGTTCTAAGTACACATCAGGTGTTGAATTTATGCTGTTCTGCATGAGAGATGACTACAAGGTGGTGCTTTAGAGcaagatttttcttttgaaacatACATTCCTTTGGATAAACTAAAAAGCATATGCTTTCTGAGATTCTGATACATCCCTAAGGGAATATGTCCTCTGTTGAAAATGGTAGTATTCACTTGAGTGAAGATTTATCAAGCTTTCTTCAGttatgaagtgttttttttttttttttggttataatATTGAATGTTTTCAAAATATGAAACATATAAAACAGTTTCACCCACCCAGTCCCCTcccacaattgcttttttattggCTCATAATTTAGTGAAAGGGTACTTATTTAGCATAAATATTGTCCTTAACAGCTTATACTCAATTAAATCATTACACTTATAATTGTAACCCAGGGTAAAAAGTATATGTGACATAAGAGAGGTGCAGGTAAGAGTGCTACGGGATGAGATTATTTTTAGCCATGGGTTAAATCAGAGAATTCTTCATGGAAGAAGAGGTGGAATTTGAGCTAGGTATTGAAATATAAGGAGATCTAGACCAGTTCCATCCAATAGATTTATCTTGTGAGTCACATGTATAAAACTTTCTAGTAACCACATGAAAAACAGGAGAAACTGGTGAAAGAagctttaatatattttatttcccatttaaaaaatcattcaacatgtaatcaatattaaaaattattaatgattttacttttttttttgtttggtacTAAGTCTTTTAAATCTAGTATTTCATACTTACATCTCTATTTGGATTACTTAGATTCCAAGTGCTaaacagccacatgtggctagtggtgTCCATAGGACAGTGCAAATCTAGGTATGTGGAGATGCCTGGAACCAGATGAGACAAAGGCATAGAAGTAAAAGAGAGCAGAGCGTGTTCAGGAAATTATTAAACTTGGCTGCATGTAAAAGGAGATCTATAAAGGTATGTTGAACTGTAAAGGTTGGTTGGGGCAGTTCACCATGGATTTGAAATCCGACCTAGGGAGTTTGGACTTTATTCAGTAGTTGATTGCATTGTTAATGGTATTTAATTAGGGGAGTGATGATTGGCTCTCTACTTTTAGAAAGTACTGGTGGCAGTGTGTAAAATGGTCTAGAGACCCAGAGACATGGGAGACAAATCAGAAAGCTCCTACAGGTAAGAAATAACAATGGTAGTGAGAAtagaaggaaggggaaggatgAAAGAACAAGTGCAGAAAAATAAACTTGGCAAGCGAACGGATGGGGCAGGGATGTGAGCAAGACAAGTAAGATGCTGAGATTTCAGGCATGAAATGGAGGAGTTATAAATAGGGAACTCTGGTTAGAGTTTTCTGACCCAGTAATAGAGAAGCGGTATAATTATTTTCTCCAGTATCACTGTACTAGGTTTGTTTCAGGGATCATTCTAGGAAGCATACTCTGGATGAGCTTCTCCTATCAGTGTATCATAATTAAAGTAAGAATCAAGGTATGAAGTACTTAATTCTTTCTGAAATGGCTTCCTAAATTGTTTGCTGAAGGTCACCTATGGCACCTGACTACTTTTCAAGGGTGCCCCTTTAGCCCTTGGGCTTTGTTCCAATGGCAAACTTTGTGTTTTTTGTTATCATCAACATCCatgcattcaccaaatattttctaagtgCCGTAGAAGCAAGCTATGTGCTGGCACTGGAGAAGAGGAAGGTGGGGGTCCCTGCCCTCAGTCCAGGGAAGATACCAggtaaaaataacatatttttaaaaatctaagacaCTGTTGGTGTTAAGATGCAATCTGATttgatattaaaatatgaaaaaagtgtCTTAGgatcaatgaaataatttgtaCACCTTAATTTTGTAAGTGCTGTAATAGTTGTAGGAATAAGGCACTGTATTGATGAAGCAGTTGATTATCCCTGCCAggaaagacaagcagaaacaTCACAGAGGATTAACAGCTAGAActttttgagcacttactatatgccaggcaaaGCACTTGAAGTGCTTTACGTCTTAACCAATTTTAAtctttacagcattttgaagtagGTACCAACTACTGTCACCActtgaaaaatgagaagaggTGAGATAAAAACAAGTTAAATCATTTGTCCAAGATCATACAACTAGGAAGTGATGGATCAAGGTTTTGACCCTGAGTGATCTACTCACATTCATATCAACCACTACAAGGTGTTTGAGCTGGGCCTTGAAGAATGAATTCATTGGGCAGACGGGGGAAAGTATTCGTGGCAAAGGGAACAGCTTGTACAGTACCCAACAATACAAAAGATAAGTTGTTCTGGGAAGAGAGCTCATTGTGCCTGGAACACAAAGAATATAAGAAGTAGAGATGAGGTTGGAGAGATAGACTGGGACCAGACTTTAAGGGACTTTATATTCTTTAGGCCAGTAGTTTTCTTAAAAGGTTTTTTCCAAAGTCCTGGATCCTTTTTCAGAAATAGTATTTTCTATGGAATGtcaaaatacagtaaaaatttaaaaaatacaaaaaaaggaaataaaatacaggTAGTAGAGCTATTCTGACTGAGGACAGGAAAGGGTACTCCAATTTGGCCTCTTCTGGGGTTTCACAATAAAGTATGAAAACCACTAAAGAGCCAGTGAAGATATTCAGGCATTCATgtgatttaattatatatttctaagttAATATGAGTAGGGTTTGACAACTGGTTGCAGTGGAGGAGTTGAGGAATTTGCCAAGAATGATCCCAAAGTTAATGAAGATATGCAGTATACTTACTATCTGTATACTTCTTATCAACAAGCATTACGTATAGGGCACAAGACATGCTAAGAACTAGGAACCTACAGTCAGATCAACAGTTAGACATGAAAAAGGAATTTGAGAgccttttctccctcttcctgctcATGGCTACCTTGTGCTCCAGCACAAAGGTATCTACAGTTCTAATGAGCCACTTTCCCACAATTTCACGACCCTACACATGACCAGAACTCCTTTCCCCCTTTACTACTTTATTTCTACTAATCCTTTAAGAGTCACCAAGTCTCTTATCTTCCTGGGAAGCTTTTCCCTGACACTCCTGTGTTCCCAGCAACACCTGTCACAATGATTatgttttgtttctctctcctgaGCACAGACACTGAATCTCTTCTGTTTTTAgtctaaatagaaaattaaatgaatattgCCAATAAAAATGCTACTAGAGATGAGAGGAAGGCCGGATGATTTGGTGCTGGGGACACTGGATACAGAAGTGGCAGGAGCAAAGGTACAGAGATAAATGAATTGGTCAGACTAGGGCAGTGCTGTCCAACAGAAATATGCAAGCCAAAGATGTCATTTTACGTTTCTAATGACCTTGTTTAAAAAAGACACGAGTGATTTGATTGTAACATAACCCAtgcaatcaatataaaaaattgaGCTATTTTACATTTTGTGTGTGCTCACCAAGTCTTAGAAATTTGCTATCTTGCACTTGTACACATCTTTGAATTCAGGCTAGCCATACATATTTCAAGTGCTGAATAGCCACACGTGGCAGGTGGCTTCTTCACTGGACACTGCAGAGCTAGAGGAAAATGTTCATATGAAAAAGTGATTGAGGGTCAAGTTAGAGGTCAGGATCAAATTAGAGAGGGTCTGATACCAGACTAAAGAAGTGGAAAGCCTTTGAAAGATTTTGAGGTGACAAAGCAGTTTTTGGAAAGTTAATTCTAGTGGTGTTATATAGGACTGCATAAACTGGAGATTGTCCTTACTGCCCTTATAGCAATCTTTCCTTCATTCCACTGAGGTTGTCCCAGCCTGTTGGAGCTTATCAATGATGATACAGATTGCCTTCCCAATCATATACTTAAATGCCTCACCAAAATAACATGTTTGCTAGGTAGTGAGGCTTGGGAAATTGGGACACAGTATACGCAGATGCCTTCTGACAACACGCTCTTAGGTGTGAGGATGCATCTTTGTGTGGTGCCAAAGCAAGGCTGGCTACTAAAAAAGGCTTTTTGACAAACTAATGAAAGTTAAGATTCAGACAAGAGTTATCCAACATTGCAGAACAATGTGCCACAGGTATTCTATCAAGAATGACtcagaaaacaaattatttaGATCCTTCTTATAATAGCATGTGCCAAATTGGATTCCTCTTTATTATTCCTCAAATTGACTTTAAGTCACTGCCCCTTAAAACCTACCTTCCAACTTTACTGCCAACCCCCTTCCTTATGACACTACTAGCTAAGCCAGAGCCTGACTTGCTGACATCTTCCTTACCTCATCCCTCAAGCATTAACCCTAGGCAGAAACAATTTATAAAATGCATCTTAGCCTCATCTTGGCAGAATGGAAACTGGACAGTTATT
Above is a genomic segment from Dasypus novemcinctus isolate mDasNov1 chromosome 9, mDasNov1.1.hap2, whole genome shotgun sequence containing:
- the SYNC gene encoding syncoilin isoform X1, with the protein product MASPEPRSGGDGAAQAARATGAEDNSLQEENSESLYEAETMNPEVTLSLEGTLNLEDILYLGDTGDLDETLYVAETGKPEEALYIEETMQPDEALSEKETVKPTEIQFVEMPVKPEKTTSPEQITYIGETDIMAEIIYPEESLSAKPSPSTEENLSVEDLELLEGRFQQCVQAVAQLEEERDQLIHELVLLREPALQEVQQVHQDIQVAYKLHAQAELERDGLREEVRLVKQKLFKVTKECVAYQYQLECRRQDVAQFAEFRDVLTTRAAGLSGELAQLRDTYQKQKEQLQQQLEAPRSQSDGHFLQESRRLSAQFENLMAESRQGLEEEYEPQLLRLLERKEAGAKALQKTQAEIQEMKEALRPLQAEARRLHLQNRNLEDQITLVRQKRDEEVQQYREQLEEMEERLRQLRSGVQLQQQKNKEMEQLRISLAEELSTFKAILPKSLEQGEAPTSQAGRINTQSQGDLCGLEEWYLPLDCLTILMP
- the SYNC gene encoding syncoilin isoform X2, which produces MASPEPRSGGDGAAQAARATGAEDNSLQEENSESLYEAETMNPEVTLSLEGTLNLEDILYLGDTGDLDETLYVAETGKPEEALYIEETMQPDEALSEKETVKPTEIQFVEMPVKPEKTTSPEQITYIGETDIMAEIIYPEESLSAKPSPSTEENLSVEDLELLEGRFQQCVQAVAQLEEERDQLIHELVLLREPALQEVQQVHQDIQVAYKLHAQAELERDGLREEVRLVKQKLFKVTKECVAYQYQLECRRQDVAQFAEFRDVLTTRAAGLSGELAQLRDTYQKQKEQLQQQLEAPRSQSDGHFLQESRRLSAQFENLMAESRQGLEEEYEPQLLRLLERKEAGAKALQKTQAEIQEMKEALRPLQAEARRLHLQNRNLEDQITLVRQKRDEEVQQYREQLEEMEERLRQLRSGVQLQQQKNKEMEQLRISLAEELSTFKGCLEMYGRICTPETTKSFLAKDH